The Bacillus mycoides genome includes a region encoding these proteins:
- a CDS encoding DUF3991 and TOPRIM domain-containing protein, translating to MAHVSTEDAMKARNIDLISYLEAKGETFKKEGNYYRHTEHDSLIIKGNQYAWNSRGEKGYGAISFAIMYYDMTFPQAVMDIQKGDYKEFDRSKAEEERKKGQQPFIYPKHLEVPKQTEIKRYLIDERKIDPRLVNWLIKKDLIAQDKKNNVVFKWREEGGKGQVIGMNRQGTVKMENKRGSFKQIVPNYEKINAGFTVDVGKPDKIYFYEDPIDMLSHWSIKQNKIQNARLVSMHGLKSKTVIQSLMDAKKEGHDIKEVIMAVDNDKAGKDFIQTMKCFVDLKEDIPTNEKDWNDVRKKQVSEQQVKETAQPKKMKPIKEVERSV from the coding sequence ATGGCACATGTCAGTACGGAGGATGCGATGAAAGCAAGAAATATTGACTTGATTTCATATCTGGAAGCAAAAGGAGAAACGTTTAAGAAAGAAGGAAACTATTATCGTCATACGGAACATGACAGTCTCATCATTAAAGGGAATCAATACGCCTGGAATAGTCGAGGGGAAAAAGGATATGGAGCGATTAGCTTTGCCATAATGTACTATGACATGACATTCCCTCAAGCCGTGATGGACATTCAGAAGGGGGACTACAAAGAATTTGATCGTTCAAAAGCTGAGGAGGAACGCAAAAAAGGGCAGCAGCCATTTATCTATCCAAAACACTTAGAGGTGCCGAAACAAACAGAGATCAAGCGATACTTAATTGATGAACGGAAAATAGATCCTCGCTTGGTGAACTGGTTGATTAAAAAGGATCTCATCGCCCAGGATAAGAAAAATAATGTGGTGTTCAAATGGAGGGAAGAAGGCGGCAAAGGGCAAGTAATTGGAATGAATCGTCAAGGTACAGTCAAAATGGAGAATAAAAGGGGCAGCTTTAAACAAATTGTCCCGAATTATGAAAAAATCAATGCGGGTTTTACAGTTGATGTGGGTAAGCCGGATAAAATCTATTTTTATGAAGATCCGATTGATATGTTATCTCACTGGAGTATCAAGCAAAATAAGATACAAAATGCTCGCCTGGTTTCTATGCATGGATTGAAGTCAAAAACAGTGATTCAATCTTTAATGGATGCGAAAAAAGAAGGGCACGATATTAAAGAGGTCATTATGGCAGTTGATAACGATAAAGCCGGGAAAGACTTTATTCAGACGATGAAATGCTTTGTAGATCTTAAAGAGGATATTCCAACGAATGAAAAAGATTGGAACGATGTCCGGAAGAAACAAGTGAGTGAGCAACAGGTAAAAGAAACAGCTCAACCAAAGAAAATGAAACCAATTAAAGAGGTGGAGAGAAGTGTCTAA